gtgtgtgtgtgtgtgtgtgtgtgtgtgtgtttatctatttgtattttacTAGTTGCACATTACagggttcgtgtgtgtgtgtgtgtgtgtgtgtgtgtgtgtgtgtgtgtgtgtgtgtgtgtgtgtgtgtgttacctatttgtattttacTAGTTGCacattacagggttcgagtggggctcatagtgacttgtctccatttctacttttatccagcttttccttaaatttgtgcacactttctgctgctacaatctcttcactcaagccaATCTAGATGTCCACcgtcctgtgtggaaaactaagCTTTTTAATGTTCCTCGAACACTGACTTTTTCTGATCTTTTTGGCGTGTCCTCTTGTTCGTCCATCTCCATTCTCTGTTAGTAATACTGGGTcatgtctttctatttttccataCGGTTTACTAATTTATGCACCGTTATTAGGTTTCCTGTTTCCCGTctgtccttcaaagttggtagtttcatttccttcaatctttcttcaTCGGGAAGATACTTTATTTTTGGCACCATTTTTGTAGCGGTCCTTTGGATTTTTTCTAGTTACTTGATgttgaccacaccactgctacataTTCTAATGTAGGTCTTATCATATTAAATTCTAGTTTCCACTTTTGGCTCTATTCCCAGATTTTTTCAATACCTTTTTGCAATTCCATTCCTTATAACTTTCAAAAGTTTCGCATCGTCTCCAAACAAGTTTATGTAactactcaaaccctcttgtattTCGGTAATATATACTTGAAACATaattggtgccaacactgaaccCTGTAGTACACCACTAGTAACTGTGCTCTAATTTgatggggtgtctcttatcattgtcttcatttcccAATCAGTTAAGTAGTCCGTCATCCAGTTTAGATATTTCGCTGTATTCCTCCAATGTATGTGTGGGTGCATGGGTGGGTGTAAGTATGCTGTATACTGTTTATATAAGCATAGTTATTTTGTACCATAGAGAGTCGACTCGGCAGACTATGCTaatgttgattttctttttttcccagcattaaatgaatgaatttgaattttaacacacacacacacacacacacacacacacacacacacacacacacacacacacacacacacacacacacacacacacacacacacacacacacacagagtccatcaccaccaccaccaccatcactttagGCTTAGACTGACTCCATTATTCCTTTATGTGTCCAGGTGATGCGTCCTCTGCTGGCTGAGGAGACTAGTTCAGCAGGCACTACGGTACCAGCAGGCGTACGATACTGTCAACAGCAGCATCCTGAGGTGGGGCAGCACGCACCACCACGTTCTTGCCAGCAGTGAGTGTAGTGTGATCCTACGCTGCCTCTTCACCAATACAGATTCGGTCATCTAGCATATAAGAAATTAGTGACTGGCCGCAACGGAGTAACAATCGCCGGTGATCGTAAGCTACAAATATGTGATCGATGCGTTAGTGAGCTCTAATACGAGCATGAAAGAGAACAGTGCTGAAAACAAAAGACGGTTAAACATGTGATCAATAAGTTGACAAACGACGGTGGGTGGAAGAAAACTACATAGTGTTTGCTATAGTAGATAGAACCTGACAGTAAGTACCGTGATCCAGAAATGTGaccagtgagtgagtgggtgatcCTAAATGTATGACTGAAAAGACGGTGTTTATTgtcagaggagaaagaaaacgaagttggtgtgagtgaatgaggtggttcCAATATGTGATCAGTGAAATGAGTGGCGTGTGCTCAGTATGCCCAGTGACTTTTCCCGCTGTGTGTCGCAAGAATCAGGGGTATtagtccagcagcagcagcagcagcagaaggctTACAgtaacacctccaccaccatctccttagAGTGTGACGTCAAGGCTTTCTGCTCTACTCCACCTGCGACATCACCAGAAAAGAAAACCTGTGTCACTGAGCTTCCTTCCTCACCCGGTCATGCGTCACCAGCAGCCTCAGACGATCTAAATGCTCACCAAGAACCTGAGTGTTGCCGGTCTGACTCAGTGCTTGGTCATTCTCAGGAACTGACTGCAGAGAAAGGCAGTGGACTAGACTCTGCACGCGCAGCGACACCCTTCGTGAACACTGTGCCACTCATTCCACACAGCAAAAGGGTACTGATTATCTCGGCCCCCGCCTCAAACACAGCGGGGAATGCTAACGGTGAGATTTTGTTGATTGGTCGTGATCTTGTAATATCAAAGAGCGGAGGCTCCCATGTAGTAAGTAAATATTCGGGCCAGAACACAGAAAATAATACATctgccctccctttcctcttcagcAGTAACAGCCTAACCATACAGAAAATAGAATACAAGTGTAAAGTGTTGCAGGAACATTGTAAGGAGTGTGAGTGTGATACTCCCCGCCTGCACGTGTACCTCATCCGTGGCCACAAGTGCAGCGGGGCATGCAACCTCTCTGAACCCTTCCAGTGTAGCTTCTCCGAACACCTCCGTCCATCCACCAAATCCTCTGATCTGTCTCTTCTCACGCCCAAGGTTACAGAGATGACagggaaaatgaaagcaaagtgTCGGACGAAGAAAACTAATTCTTTCAAGTTTTCCAACAACATGATAAAAGTTGAGCCGTCAAGTGATGACGCACTTATGTCGGACAGTCTACCGCAGGCCAAGAAGAAACTATCTATGGCGGACAGAGAGAAGCAGGAGCCAGAATCAGAGCTGCTCGGggaggcagagtgtgtgtggCTGCCCACCATCATGAGCACGCTGTCAGGAGACGTGGAGTATGTGGTGTTGGATGACGATGCGCTCAACCTGGGAACAGCAGAAAGGCCAGCATCTCCTCAGTCCCTCAAATCTAAGATCAATAATATTTTTGAGGATATTGACGAGAAACCTGTCATTCAGAATATCAATGTCACTCCACCTACCACCAAACCGACCAGAACTAGACTCCCTTTACTTCGAAGACTGTCCGAAATAAACCTTAAAGCTGCCTCCACACATGCGGCTACCCGGGACACTGTGCCCCCAACAGGGGAAGCAACGCCCACTCAAAAAGCATCTGAGGAAAGCAGTGTAGATGATCCCGCCTCGTCAAGCTTGGCTGAAGTGTGCACCAACCATTGCCCATCCATCAAAGACATATTTGGCGACATTAGTGTAAAGGAGGAACCTTTGGACGATGTAAAACAGGATATGTCTGTCGATGATTTTAGTAAAGAGATTATGAAAGGCTCAAGTAAAGAGTCCAACGTGGCAACAGTTAACTTTGTGCAGAAGAAAGAGGCGGGTGACGACGaggcagcagaagaagaaaagggctCTGGGAAAGGTCTGTTTGCCAAACTAATCAAGGAGGAAAGTAATACCAACGGGGAAGAAGGGAATACTGACGGCCACAACTCGGATGACTCACTTGGCCCACTCCAGATAGACGAGAAGTACTCGCCCTCCTCAGAGGACGCAGGCCTGGCCTTGGCCAAGGAGGTAGTGGAGCTCAACATGCCGAGCGTCAACATCATCAGTCCATTCAAGATCAAGATCCTGCTGGGAAGCCCAAACCGGGAGACACAGCAGGTGCAGGTGGACCCAACGCCCCAGGCCGGCACTGCCCTCGTCGGGAAGGTGGTTGAGGTGAACAATGTGATGCTCACGCCCAAGAACCTCCAGCCGAGTTCAGACCACACTGCAGGAGGAGATGAAGCAGAATCAACTGGCAAAACACTAGATGGCATAAAGAGCCTGACCTGTATTTACTGTCATACCAGTTGCCCCAATGCCCAAGCCCTGGCGCGACATTTTGAAAACCACCAGAAAGATGGTCTGATTATTTGTTACTTCTGCCAGAAGAGTTTTGGCGATAAGACAGGCATGAAGAGACACATGCGAACTCACACTGGTGAGAAGCCTTACCAGTGTAAGATCTGTGGCAAGCGGTTCAGTCTGCCAGGTAACTTTAAGAAGCACCGAGACATTCACGAGGACAAGCGCACAGAGCCTTGTGGTGTGTGCGGCAAAACGTTCAGGCGGAAAGAACATCTCAAGTATCACATGCGGACCCACACAGGTGAGAAGCCTTTCAGCTGCAGCGAGTGCGGCACTTGCTTCACGGCCAGGTATTCCCTCCAGATACACATGAATATACACCTGGGCAAGAAACCGTACAAGTGCACATACTGCAACAAGGCATTCTCGGATAAGTCTACCATGAGGAAACACGTGCGCGTTCACACGGGCGAGCGGCCCTTCCGGTGCCAGGAGTGCTGGCGCTGCTTCGGGGAGTCTGGCACCCTGGCAGCACACATGGCCACACATCGCAATGAGCGACCCTATGCCTGTGACAAGTGTGACCTGCGATTCAAGACCACTGGTGGCCTGAGACAGCATGAGAAGGTTCACACTGGGGAGAAACAATACGCGTGCAAGTTTTGTGGCATGAAGTTCTTGCAGAAGTACAACATGGCCATGCACGAAAGGATACACACGGGGGAGAAGCCGTACACATGCTCCCATTGCCAGCGTAGTTTCCGTAGCCGCTCGTGCCTGTCCAAACACGTGGTGCTGCACGGTGGCGAGGACGAGCGGCGCTTTGGCTGCGATCACTGCAATAGCAGATTTTACCGCAAAGCTCACCTCAGACGGCACATTGATATGCACCTAGGAATAAAGAACTACGAGTGTGAACACTGTAAAAAGAAATTTTGTACAAGAGGAACACTAAGAAGTCACTGCAAGACCTTCCACTCTAACGGAGCAAGACGCTTCCCGTGCAGCAATTGTGGCAGAGTGTTCAAGAGGAAGGTGTACGTCAACACCCACCTGTGTGCCAACACTGCCTACAAGGCCGTCAACAGGGACGGAGAGAAGATATCGGAGACATCCTCACAAGGCATGTTTCATGAGTCCACTGATTCAGAAGACCTTGCGTTTGAGGTAAAGAGTGAACCAGAGGATGacggaggaaatgaggaagtggaaAGCAGCGAAGTGATAGACATTGCTGCTGCCCTGAGTCAAGACGTGAAGATGGAGTGGGATACTGAAGTTAACATATGAAAGAGTAACAGTGTCTGGTGTTAAGtttgcctgctgctgctgctgctgctgctactgtcgGTCAGCCTCCTATCTGCTGAGGTCAGGCTAGGTTAATAGTACGTGTGGTGGTCATATTATTAGCTTGTCTGTAGAATATAGAAGAAAGCAAGGTTAATCATAATCAGTACAGGCCGGGAGCAAGTCACCACCATGATTTGTGACTatttttgaaacacacacacacacacacacacacacacacacacacacacacacacacacacacacacacacacacacacacacacacaccataaaactctctctctctctctctctctctctctctctctctctctctctctctctctctctctctctctctctctctcttgaccgaTCCAGGTAGAGGACCACGCATACAATTAATATTTTCACGCTCACCGACGCTTGATTAAGTTTCGCCACCTTTGACAAGAGTCGCAGGAGTGTAGAGTGGTGGCGGCAGAGGGACAGAGTGACAAACAAGTGAGTAGAGAGTGAACGGATACATTGATGTTAAAAGTGTCAATACTAAGTGaacgtgttcgtgtgtgtggtATATTGCGTACCGTTGTGTAGCTAATCTCTTTGTTTCCCGTATTGTATCCTCGACGTGgccgctggagagagagagagagagagagagagagagagagagagagagagagtgataagtATTATTACTAGTCAGACAACTTTAGTGtcctaacgtgtgtgtgtgtgtgtgtgtgtgtgtgtgtgtgtgtgtgtgtgtgtgtgcatggtgtGTTCATGTGTTGATATTGACATATTCATTGCGGACAGTATTTGAATCTAGTcaggtgtgtgaggtgaggtgcgcCTCGTCCCGCCTTGTGTGCCATCATGTGCAGTATCATTTGTGTCTCCCTCTGTGTGGTGTTGAGCCCCGAAGTCTCCTTGTGTTGCTTCTCCTGTATTGTTTCTCAAGCGTCACGGGTTGGCGCCATGCATGAGTCCTCACCTTCAGATATTCCTGCCCTGTTTTCTTGTCGTTTTCCTATTCTTGGCACCCTAAAGTACTTAATTACGATAGTCATACGTATATgtaagtgtttatttattcacttatttatctacatattattattattattattattattattatcattattattattattattattattgttattattgttattattactgccattgttcttgttattacagTAGAGTTACGTTACCAAGTTTATTTCCTTCAACCAAGCATCACTTGGTTCCTAGTCACTCGGCGTCCGTCGCTGCCACAACATGCACTGAAATAATTTCAAGGTCTCCAAAACTTGCCTTGACTTGTCTGAGTAGTCTTAATACATCGATATCTGAAGCAAGTAGTGACACCTTCACCAAGAAAGTCCACAGCATCAATTGTAAGTTattatcaccatctttcaccacACAAGCATACATATCTCAGGAGTTTGTTAGAAAAGTAACGACGAGACACACTAATGCTCTCAAACGAAAAGGGGAAGGCACGTGTATATAACAGATCCCATAGTGCGGCTGGACTTAATATAgctttttgtccttgtttggtAGAGACCCgttccgtgtgtgtgcgtgtgtgtgttggcgtgtgTGTTGACGTCAACTAAGAACCTCATTAAACCTCAAAATATTCGCTTTACACGCCTGTATTTGTGGGAATGTGGTCAATTTATGTGCAATATGTTTAGTTCCTCAGGTCTCAGTAATGACACCCATTCGTGTTTACATCGCAGGCTGTGTTACGTTGACTTATAGTCGTCACttgcttgtctttcttcctcttcttcccaacaTGGTTTGCCCGTTCACGGGAGCTCTCTAAGAATTTTTCAGTCACTTTAAGGATATTATCACCTTATAAGATTTGGCACAGAAAACGTCTACTTTTTCAAGGTCATACATATTTATGGTTACGActaggtgtgtgtttgtctatgtgTCCTTGCCTCAATGTTTTTTACCAAGTTGCATTTTAACAGCTCTTTCTGTCCTGTCtctgggaaaaataaataagtgttaTAAAATCTTTTTTCACatgattatgattttttttttcaaacacacGCTACCTTCCTTCAGATAAAATATTCAGCTAATCCTGTTTCTTAAAGCGACGTTTTCTGATATCTACGTATCTGAGCACCATTGTACCATTCTTGTATACTTTACTCGTATTACTGTGTCTTAAAGGTGACTGTCTGGATATTATAATTATgcttatcagtgtgtgtgtgtgtgtgtgtgtgtgtgtgtgtgtgtgtgtgtgtgtgtgtgtgtgtgtgtgtgtcattagacGGCTGAGTGTTTGCCTTGTCTAGCATGTAAGTAATCTGGCACATTGTGTTGACATACAGTTGCTCGTCACAGTTCTAGTCACCTGCAGTGTACAGTCGTGGCCACAAGTCAGACAATCTCTTGGACTCACTTAAGTCCATTgtgtttcctgttttccctcAAGCTTAAGGGCTAACATTcagatatattttttattttcatactgTTTCTAAAGGCCCTAGAGATGACCAGGcagactcatgttttttttctttattttctttaatggtgttttcagaATTCATGTTAAACAGtcattaaaataaaagaaatctttGCAAACCACAGTAACTTCCGACACGGCCTgtagaagtgtttgaaaatttaGGCATACGCTGAGTCTGAGTCTGCTGATTCTCCTTGCAAAAGCGGAAATACTTATTACAGGAAGTGAGTGTAGCATGTTATTATGTCACTGGCCACTGTGACTTGTACCTAATCTGTCCTAACTAGTCACGATGACGAATATTAGGAAAAAATTAGGCGTTATGTTTATTTGATGAGAGGGGGCGaaaggaaagttaaaaaaaaaaaaatccatacaaCTCAGGCCTTACATGTACTTtgaatgttttctttctatgcAGGCTTACAACAATACTGTATTGATGTGGTTTTGTAAAAGGATGACGGACAATTTCTTTTTGTACCTTATCTTTGAGTGAGGACAGTTAGGTAATATTAGTGTAGCATGACTTGTTTAATGCCTTGTACTTACTGTGTTATGAaaaccaaaaaagaaagaaagaaaagaaaaaaaagaggacatagaTACTGTATTAACGTGTCTACACCTTTATAATACTCAATGACTGTGTTCAGGTGGATCAGATGACAAGATTTCAAGTGTAAGGCAGCGTTGCTTGCCTTGCCCTGCGCTACATAGGTTGTGTTGCTTTTAACAATCATTGTATATACCATCTAGGGTAATTTTTATATCAACTATGCAGCTCCATGACAAACAGCATTCACGTGCATTATGTTTGTGAAGTGAAACGTCaaactgtcaataaagaaatgaagtagTGAGAAATTTTCTTGTAAACCACAATCCTTAATCTCTGTTGTGTTAATGTTACAAGTTTGTGTGTTATGTGAGTGAGAAATGTAACTTTGTGAGGTCCAGCTCCACTTTGCAATATTTCTAACTCAAGGCAAGTCAGAAGAACAGTACGGTTGTAGTGATATTAGTAAGTAGTAGAGTGCTAtagaataagtagtagtattagcagtagtagtagtagtagtagtagtagttgaagtagtagtagtagagtagtagtagtagtagtagtagtagtagtagtagtagtagtagtagtagcagtaaggggtaggagcagcagtagtattaaaTGCTGtgtaagaagtggaggaggaagagaaagacagacaaaatcaAGTATCAATAgcagtaatattaatagtatagtaatagtagcagcagcagcagtaacaacaaaagcagcagcattatagtaacagtagtataatagtagtagtagcagtagtagtagtagtagtagtagtagtagaagcggtagtagcagtagtagctgtagtagtagctgtagtaatagtagtagtagtagtagtagtagtagtagtagtagtagtagtagttattgttgttgttgttgttgttaagaaCATAGGCAAGGAGGGAATTAAGCTGCAAGAGGTCGCCAGGCCtttacgaggcagtcccagtgtgcttaatctacctaattccatctatcttccccatccatgaatttatttaatcttttaaagctccctattgactcagccctgactaattgttgttttattattattattattattattattattattattattattattattattagtagtagtagtagtagtagtagtagtagtagtagtagtagtagtagtagtagtagttgttgttgttgttgttgttgttgttgttgttgttgttgttgttgttgttgttgttgttgttgttgtttagtagtagtagtagtagtagtagtagtagtagtagtagtagtagtagtagtagttgttgttgttgttgttgttgttgctggtagtagtagtagtagtagtagtagtagtagtagtagtagtggtagtaaaagtagtagtagtagtaataaactAATTTTTCGTCGAAGGTGCAAAATTTATAACGGTTTGGTGACTGATGAGTATGCGATGAATTTGCCCAATTCATTTAAAACGcgcaaagataaatagatacagtcAATGTCTTTAAATGTATTTTCATGAAACATTCGAAATTATTCAAGCTCACACGAGGAAGCTTGAGCTTGAGCTTGAGCTTGAGTTGGGAGTCACTCAGCACTTGCTGTCGGTGTAACCTTTGGATCGGCGTTCTCCCATACACAGTTAGTAGCTGTAGAGGACTTTTCGTCATCGGCACTTTATACCTTCCCAGTTGTGGATGATGTGTTTGACTTTTCTTTGGGGACTGGCGCCTTAGTGGACTTTttcaaagctttttttttcttaggattGTATTcctcttacagaaaaaaaagaaaagaaaagtcgcCGAAGAAAAGACAGTCACGGACTCTCCTGAAAGTCATAACAAACAAACTGAGGCGCGTGAAGTCGTGTAAGTGTGTGCATGTTTAcgtgcgtatgtgtgtttgtggcaAGCGTCAAGAGTGTGTGTTGGTAGGCAGCAGACAGTCACCAGTTACAGTTCTGGCAAGGAGTTGATTGATATCGTTAAGGAAATTGCAGGTGTTACCATGACCCCCTAAACCAAGTCTGTCTGTTGTGCCACTGTTTCCATCCTCAGCACCTCCCTCTGTTGTACTTCCTCGACAGCAGGGCTAGAAAATCCGGTAAACATTAAGACAGGGCACGCCACTCTACTCACTATTGTTTTTGACTTCGAACTCCAAACAAACTCTGGGACTTGGTGGGTAAGCTAAACTATCATCAAATGTCACCTTTTACCAAGAAAAATGAGTATTTCTGTTTTTGATGCCACTGAAAATTTCTGAAATCAGTAGTCTATCCTTAAGGACACTGATCTAATCTAGCATTACCTAacccaggttaggttaggtaatgctTCATTGAACTGAAGACAGGTCTGGGAATGCTCTTCCAGAAAGTGACCTATGAGTGAATATGAGTTTATTTCTATGAATGttaacttttttcccttccagaaCATTGTAGGCACAGTCCAATGGATGAAGAGGAATGGGGAGAGCTTGATGAAAATGCTATGGAAGAATGCATGATACTGGCCACACAATTATGTACACAGCAGCAAGATGTCCCCCGTGGCCAGAAGAGTCCTCACAAAGCCACAGCACCTCACAGTAAGCACCACCCTGAAACTGCATCCAGGAGAGTTGCAGGTGTAGTGAGCAATGGCAGTGTAAGGGACAGTGGAGTATGCAGCACTAGGAGCAGCAGCTTGCATCACTCATTCAGTAACAATAATAGCTCTGTTAATCAAAAGAAAGATGTATCTAATAGTTACATGAGGAGATTCGATGACTTTTCTACTTCAAGCACCAgttcacacccaaacacatcaatGAGGAAGACAGTTTCAGGCCCAGCAAGAAATGGCAGTCTTGTAGTAAGTTCAAGGAGCAGTGCCAATAAGGCCAAGAGTGCCACTAACTACTGGTCAGGAAGTGATGCAAGTGGAGCAAGCAATCATGCCCTGCTgaagaaggatggagaagagaagacagatcCTAATGAGAAGATTCTTATGATGCAGGGAGAGGTAAGATTTGATGCAATTTCAAATTATGTTTCTGACAGAGTGCTTGTAGAATTGGAGGTCAGTTTGGAAAATTGACACTTACTGAGTTTTCCTTGTACTGTATTTGTAAGAATTGAATTGTATGAAGTAGgataatatttatttatgtcttattgacatatttatttatttatttgtttgttcaaTGCCGTCAATCATGACAAAACTACATATTTTTGCATGGAATGCTTATGTGATCAATACATCAAGACTAGGTAAAATTTAAGGAAACTACTAAAGAGATGATGGACTACAACTTAGATGTATGAGAAAGTAATGATGTTTTATGATAATGAGTGATGAGATCAACAAATGAGCCAAGTTAGCAGATGTGACGGATATTTGTAAAATTAATATGGTTTTAAAGGTAGAATAGTAAGTGAAGCATTTGATGTTGAATATTGTGCTTGGGTGCAGATTTCCCTGCTGCGATCAGaactgaagaggaaggagactgCTTTAGAGACAGAGCGCCTGGACCACAATGCTGCCATTGAGGTgatggaaagtaaaggaaaagaaaaggtttgccattattttgtttgtgtgaaATTTTAAGAAATTAGTGTAATATGAGCCTTGCTTTACAATGTCATCAAGATTCTTCCATAGTACAGCTGCTAATTATATTGAATTACAatattatttagtgtttttattacaTGGGGATTATTTGTATTCCTAGTCTAATCACAGATTATGGCATCAAGATAGTTAACAAATTCTTTGCACCTCTACAGTCATGATGTTTGTaatgtcttatttttgttctagtTAGCTAAACAGGCAGCAGAAGCAGACATGAAACTGAAGGAGAAAAGCATGGCATTTGATAAACTACAAGGAGAACTTCATTTTAAGGTGAGATCCATAATCGTAACACATCACTGTGGACAATTATTACATATTACTGTGTCTGGTGACTCTCAAAACTTCTATGATATGTTTGTTTATCAAAATGTGTGTATATTCAGATCCTTGTGTATATCTCTCCATTTTTGCTCTttgatttaactttttttcagcCAGAGAACATTTAGGGGACTGTAATATGATAATGGACATCTGTTTGAACATTATTTAGAACACTTTAGTCCTTCTTGACCCATAGTAATGTAAGAAGAAAGATGTACAGTGATTATATATGCACTTCATCTGTGTCCCTGCCTCCCATCAACATTCATCTTGTGATCTgtagtttgagaaccactggcttaaaccataataaaactaaatattcTGTAGTGAGTCATAAAAAGAACTTATTagctattactatttttattgtgATTCATTGTtacctttgttattattattattatcatttttgttttttattcaattattatttttttttattattattattgatttttttcattgtgccAACACTCTGCTTACCACTAATGTTCACTTTCCAACATTCATCACTGATGTGACTCATCTTCgtgattattttattgactCAAGGATTTGTTACAGAAAAGGGAAGTTGAGGAGCTTCTCAACCGCTGTCACCAGTTGGAGCAGCAGCCCAAGGCATCACAGGTCTCAGAAGTACCAAGCAAGAGACCAAGGATTGATAAAAATTCTTCAATGTTTGGAAAGGATGCAGACTTTAGTATTTCTTCAAGGTAATAGTGCATGTGCTCTCAAGGTCAGGAGTCGAAGTAACCTCAATCTCTTGTCCTGTTacctggcaaaaaaaaaaaaaaaaaaaaaaatgacaattgatGAATCTTTGGAAGATTAGTGGAAAATTAGTATAAATCACTAATCACAGCAGAAATGAGTGTAGTGTTCCTCTCCTAATGACCACAACCATTCCCAGTAATtgattgtttatatattttaataAGGACATAAAATACCTGGCAACTTGTCTCTGCTAAAGAACAATATAAGGTAtgattttccattttatttgtaTCAGACACTAAGGATGTGTTAGAGTTTTTCTTGGTATCATTAGCatctgggaggaggaaaagtaactgGCAGAGGTAGTATAGAGCTCCAAACTTAATGGAGAATATtatttagcaagagatgagatctGGAACTTCTTTTTTGAGATTTTGTTTTAAACAATGTTCATTGTTTTGGAGAGGGGCAGTTTAATGTCACTGAAGTAGAGAGCAGTGGCTACCTGAATGCTTATGTTGAATAGATAATAGTAgaaattatttatttaaggcaTGGAACAACAAATG
Above is a window of Portunus trituberculatus isolate SZX2019 chromosome 43, ASM1759143v1, whole genome shotgun sequence DNA encoding:
- the LOC123517938 gene encoding zinc finger protein 16-like, encoding MPSDFSRCVSQESGVLVQQQQQQQKAYSNTSTTISLECDVKAFCSTPPATSPEKKTCVTELPSSPGHASPAASDDLNAHQEPECCRSDSVLGHSQELTAEKGSGLDSARAATPFVNTVPLIPHSKRVLIISAPASNTAGNANGEILLIGRDLVISKSGGSHVVSKYSGQNTENNTSALPFLFSSNSLTIQKIEYKCKVLQEHCKECECDTPRLHVYLIRGHKCSGACNLSEPFQCSFSEHLRPSTKSSDLSLLTPKVTEMTGKMKAKCRTKKTNSFKFSNNMIKVEPSSDDALMSDSLPQAKKKLSMADREKQEPESELLGEAECVWLPTIMSTLSGDVEYVVLDDDALNLGTAERPASPQSLKSKINNIFEDIDEKPVIQNINVTPPTTKPTRTRLPLLRRLSEINLKAASTHAATRDTVPPTGEATPTQKASEESSVDDPASSSLAEVCTNHCPSIKDIFGDISVKEEPLDDVKQDMSVDDFSKEIMKGSSKESNVATVNFVQKKEAGDDEAAEEEKGSGKGLFAKLIKEESNTNGEEGNTDGHNSDDSLGPLQIDEKYSPSSEDAGLALAKEVVELNMPSVNIISPFKIKILLGSPNRETQQVQVDPTPQAGTALVGKVVEVNNVMLTPKNLQPSSDHTAGGDEAESTGKTLDGIKSLTCIYCHTSCPNAQALARHFENHQKDGLIICYFCQKSFGDKTGMKRHMRTHTGEKPYQCKICGKRFSLPGNFKKHRDIHEDKRTEPCGVCGKTFRRKEHLKYHMRTHTGEKPFSCSECGTCFTARYSLQIHMNIHLGKKPYKCTYCNKAFSDKSTMRKHVRVHTGERPFRCQECWRCFGESGTLAAHMATHRNERPYACDKCDLRFKTTGGLRQHEKVHTGEKQYACKFCGMKFLQKYNMAMHERIHTGEKPYTCSHCQRSFRSRSCLSKHVVLHGGEDERRFGCDHCNSRFYRKAHLRRHIDMHLGIKNYECEHCKKKFCTRGTLRSHCKTFHSNGARRFPCSNCGRVFKRKVYVNTHLCANTAYKAVNRDGEKISETSSQGMFHESTDSEDLAFEVKSEPEDDGGNEEVESSEVIDIAAALSQDVKMEWDTEVNI